A single Capricornis sumatraensis isolate serow.1 chromosome 20, serow.2, whole genome shotgun sequence DNA region contains:
- the LOC138096104 gene encoding LOW QUALITY PROTEIN: zinc finger protein 568-like (The sequence of the model RefSeq protein was modified relative to this genomic sequence to represent the inferred CDS: inserted 2 bases in 1 codon), translating into MGYVSQKPLRATTLSYPSKATCYYLDRSGPSVCAASVRSWLDRVSWREFGRKGLRHFEVASLTCLGRIPSDWRERIPEKSSDFKFKHVVIYFSQKEWECLHSAQKNLYQDVMLENYNNLISLGFTNFKPDVISLLEQGKEPWMVKGKETGEWCPDWESRREAKTLSLKEDSYEIQSLQLEIIKRLVSSNLECPRVRNTREIRCHLERLPEEHFRQAIITFEERSTSIQHTDPRAPQTAPTGAKSCESKECKTSRSQPHQSQHERSHNKEKDSKCGECEKAFNSRSDLMKHQRIHESQKSNENKEGDFIRDSQMMKSQSINTAXKPHKCKACGKAFHSTSQLSKHQKIHIGEKPFKCMECGKAFPSTSQLNLHQRIHTNEKYYECKECGKAFTHPSYLLRHQRIHTGEKPHKCKDWGKAFRYDTQLSLHQIIHTGERCCECKECGKVYSCASQLNLHQRIHTGEKPHKCRECGKGFISDSHLVRHQSVHTGEKPYKCKQCGKAFRRGSEITRHQRAHMGEKPYKCKECEMAFTCSTELIWHQKIHTDERPHKCKECGKAFIRRSELTHHERNHSGEKPYECKECGKAFGRGLELS; encoded by the exons GGCCCCTCGGTATGTGCGGCTTCCGTACGAAGTTGGCTGGACCGTGTGAGTTGGCGGGAGTTCGGACGCAAAGGATTGAGGCATTTCGAGGTTGCTTCGCTCACTTGTTTGGGGCGGATTCCATCAGACTGGCGTGAGAGGATCCCAGAGAAGTCATCG GATTTCAAGTTCAAACATGTGGTCATTTACTTCTCTCAGAAAGAGTGGGAATGCTTGCACTCTGCTCAGAAGAATTTGTACCaagatgtgatgctggagaattATAACAACCTGATCTCACTGG GATTCACCAATTTTAAGCCAGATGTGATCTCCTTAttggagcagggaaaggagccctgGATGGTTAAGGGCAAGGAGACAGGAGAATGGTGCCCAG ACTGGGAATCTAGAAGAGAAGCCAAGACTTTATCTTTAAAGGAGGACAGTTATGAAATTCAGTCATTGCAGCTGGAGATAATAAAGAGACTTGTAAGCTCTAATCTTGAGTGTCCTAGAGTCAGAAATACCAGAGAAATCAGATGCCACTTGGAGAGGCTACCAGAAGAACATTTCAGACAAGCCATAATAACTTTTGAAGAAAGATCCACTTCCATTCAGCACACAGATCCTAGAGCACCTCAGACAGCTCCTACTGGAGCAAAATCCTGTGAATCCAAGGAATGTAAGACTTCCAGGTCCCAACCACACCAGAGTCAACATGAAAGAAGTCATAATAAGGAGAAAGACTCTAAATGTGGAGAATGTGAGAAAGCCTTTAATAGTAGGTCAGACTTGATgaaacatcagagaattcatgaAAGCcagaaaagtaatgaaaataaggaAGGTGACTTTATTCGTGACTCTCAGATGATGAAATCTCAGAGCATTAATACTGC GAAACCTCATAAATGTAAggcatgtgggaaagcctttcaTTCTACCTCACAACTTAGTAAACACCAAAAGATTCACATAGGTGAGAAACCCTTTAAGTGTATGGAATGTGGAAAGGCCTTTCCATCTACCTCACAGCTGAATTTACATCAGAGGATTCATACCAATGAGAAATACTACGAATGTAAGgagtgtgggaaagcctttaCCCATCCCTCATACCTTCTTCGACATCAGAGAAtccatactggtgagaaaccccATAAGTGTAAGGACTGGGGGAAAGCTTTTCGCTATGACACACAACTTAGTCTTCATCAGATAATTCATACTGGTGAGAGATGCTgtgaatgtaaggaatgtgggaaggTGTACAGTTGTGCCTCACAACTGAACCTACATCAAAGAATTCATACTGGCGAGAAACCTCATAAATGTAGGGAATGTGGGAAAGGTTTTATTTCCGATTCACATCTTGTCCGACATCAGAGTGTTCATACAGGGGAGAAACCATACAAGTGTAAgcaatgtgggaaagcctttcgCCGTGGCTCAGAAATTACCAGACATCAGAGAGCTCACATGGGTGAGAAACCTTATAAATGCAAGGAATGTGAAATGGCCTTTACTTGTAGCACAGAACTTATCTGGCATCAAAAAATTCACACTGATGAGAGACCCCAtaaatgtaaggaatgtgggaaggCTTTTATTCGACGATCAGAACTTACTCATCACGAGAGAAATCATAGTGGTGAAAAACCCTATGAGtgtaaggaatgtgggaaggcctttGGCCGTGGCTTAGAGCTTAGTTGA